Proteins from a genomic interval of Sparus aurata chromosome 21, fSpaAur1.1, whole genome shotgun sequence:
- the nsun4 gene encoding 5-cytosine rRNA methyltransferase NSUN4 — protein MMALLLDTRLLLRKVKDLRCFTPRRNRVKEKWAATRAKYPPTTLALQHFDATYGVQLGQQWPSVRVALLSERKYGALFNNFSHDAALADLEALGCRDFIRDIDAEAQPCPEQESKVVAEGESICVSMKKSDADGQQLSPLQLSPHIKCLVFPRGDITRFKPAKPDMLGLLGYYLMDAASVLPCLALNVQEGHNVLDLCAAPGGKSLALLQSQCIGFLCVNDSSVSRTTRLKKVLHSYVPKQLLTDEKLRVTSFDGTKWGEIERNTFDRVLVDVPCTTDRHSLMEDDNNIFSKIRTGERRKLPQLQAELLLAGIQAACPGGEIVYSTCTLSQNQNMSVVEQAVHSARENHGIHLQVVDLQPFTHMFRKTFNFAPDLPVGEMVIPHLTANFGPIYMCKLRRLT, from the exons ATGATGGCACTGCTCTTGGATACCAGACTTCTGCTGAGAAAAGTGAAAGATTTAAGGTGTTTTACGCCCAGAAGAAACCGAGTGAAAGAAAAGTGG GCTGCCACACGTGCCAAGTACCCTCCCACCACTCTAGCCCTGCAGCACTTTGACGCCACCTACGGAGTCCAGCTGGGGCAGCAGTGGCCATCGGTCCGAGTTGCCTTGCTGTCAGAGAGGAAATACGGAGCCCTGTTCAATAATTTCTCCCATGATGCTGCTCTGGCAGACTTGGAAGCCCTGGGATGCAGAGACTTCATCAGAGACATAGATGCAGAGG ctcagccATGCCCGGAGCAAGAGTCAAAGGTAGTCGCAGAGGGTGAATCCATCTGTGTTTCTATGAAGAAATCTGACGCTGATGGTCAGCagctgtctcctctgcagctcagcCCTCACATCAAGTGCTTAGTGTTTCCAAGAGGAGACATCACAAGATTCAAGCCTGCAAA ACCGGACATGTTGGGGTTGTTGGGTTACTACCTGATGGACGCAGCGTCTGTGCTGCCGTGTCTCGCACTGAACGTCCAAGAAGGTCACAATGTGCTTGACCTGTGTGCAGCTCCAGGAGGCAAAAGCCTGGCTTTACTCCAGTCCCAGTGTATAG gttttttgtgtgtgaatgactCCTCGGTGTCTCGGACAACGCGGCTGAAAAAGGTCCTACACAGCTATGTTCCTAAGCAGCTTTTGACTGACGAGAAACTACGCGTCACCTCCTTTGATGGCACCAAGTGGGGGGAAATCGAGAGGAATACTTTTGACAGA GTCCTTGTTGACGTCCCCTGCACTACAGACAGACATTCACTCATGGAAGACGACAACAACATATTCAGTAAGATCAGGACTGGTGAGAGGCGAAAGCTGCCACAGTTACAGGCGGAGCTGCTGCT GGCGGGAATCCAGGCAGCTTGTCCGGGTGGGGAGATAGTTTACTCTACTTGCACACTCTCTCAAAACCAGAACATGAGTGTGGTGGAACAGGCCGTCCACTCGGCTCGAGAGAACCACGGCATCCACCTTCAG GTAGTTGACCTGCAACCCTTCACACACATGTTTAGGAAAACCTTTAACTTCGCTCCAGACCTCCCTGTGGGTGAGATGGTCATCCCGCACTTAACTGCTAACTTTGGTCCCATCTACATGTGCAAGCTAAGGAGGCTAACATAG
- the LOC115572030 gene encoding cytochrome b-c1 complex subunit 6, mitochondrial, which produces MVFERKMVTYDDPDEEEDDPAEEEEEAAEEEEEEEEEEEEEDMVDPLESIRVKCEQTEHCVHTRERLEACEARVGSRSHTEEDCTEELFDFLHARDHCVAHKLFHNVK; this is translated from the exons ATGGTTTTCGAGAGGAAGATGGTCACTTACGACGACCCCGACGAAGAG GAGGATGACCctgctgaggaagaagaggaagcagcagaagaagaagaggaggaggaggaggaagaagaagaggaagatatGGTG GACCCTTTAGAATCGATACGAGTCAAGTGTGAGCAGACTGAACACTGTGTGCACACCAGGGAGCGTCTGGAGGCCTGTGAAGCCCGCGTCGGCTCCAGATCCCACACTGAAGAAGACTGTACAGAAGAACTCTTTGACTTCCTGCATGCACGGGACCATTGT GTTGCACACAAGCTCTTCCACAACGTGAAATGA